From the genome of Fibrobacter sp. UWT2:
GACCGAATTTCTGGGCCATTTCCTTATACTTGCGGCCCACGGCTCCCTTCTGGGCGGGACTATAGACTTCAATCCCTTGCACGCCCCATTCCACCATATTCTCGATGAATTCATCGGAAAGGCCCGACTTGTAGGGGTGGGCGAGTACGGCGATTCCGCCGGCATTTTCGATGAGTTTGATGGTCTGCTGTGGGTTCAGGCCCTTCTTTTCGACAAAGGCGACACAGCCGTCACCTAGGTACTTGGTGAAGGCTTCCGAGAAATTGGAGATGTATTCTTCGTCCACCATGGACATGGCGATGTGCGGGCGGCCAATCACTTTACCCTTGCAGTAGCTCACGACCTTTTCGTAGGTAATGTCGATACCCAGGGCGTTCAGCTTCTTGATGATTGCCTTGGCGCGAGTGACACGCTGTTTGGCAAAATCCTGCAGTTCCATGTTCAGGGCGAGGTTCGTCGGGTCGCAGAAATAACCGAGGATATGAATGTCCTTGCCCTGCCACACGGCGGAAATTTCGATGCCAGGAATGATTTCGAGGCCGATTTCCTTGGCAGGTTCTACAGCCAGGTTGTAGCTGTCCAAGTTGTCGTGGTCGGTAATGGAAATGCAACGGAGCCCCTTGCGCTTGCAAAGGGTCAGCAGTTCTTCGACCGAAAGGTTACCATCCGAGAGCTTGGTGTGCATGTGGAGGTCCGCATAGCCACCGCTTTCGGTTATGATGGTGGAATACCCTTTTTGCATCACTTGGCCCCGTAGTAGTATTGGCTAATCAAGGCCGCTTCGCTGGATTGGGCAGGTTTCAGGCACACGTTCAAGAAGGGGAAACAGTTTTCGTCGGCAAAGCCGATTCTGCAACCTGCGCCACAGACTTTAGCCAAGTAAAGGGTGGGGAGGAAGGCTTCGCCCAGGTAAATGCATACATCCGGCTTGTAGGCCCTGAATTTGTATTCCAACTCTTCGAAGGCGTTTTCACCATAGCGACATTCCAGGTCGGTATAGTAGACAGCGGTTGCACGCCTAGCAGAAATCAGAACTTGCTGCGATTCGTGAGCGCAAAGGAGGGCGTTCTTGAAAAATACATCGGGCATAGCACGCACGAATGCGGCCGTTTTTTCCAAGTTACGGTCCAGAAAAACGAGAGTTTTCGGATTCCCTTTCAAGGATGCCGGAAAATCGAACACACCGGAGTCTTCGCCAGCTTGACTTAAAAACCATTTAAACAACGATTCCTTTTTGCTGAATCGTTTAAAAAAGTATTTAAAACTATCCTTAAAATACGGTGACGGTTTCACGTAAACTCCAGTACAAAATTCAACGAAAATATACTAATTTTGCGCCATGCCTAAACAGAAATTCTATGCGATAAAGTCCCCGAACGAAAGCAAAATCGTCATGACTTGGGCCGAATGCGAAAAATTGACCCATGGGGTCAAAGGAGTGCTCTTTAAATCCTTTGGTTCCCGTGCCGAAGCGGAAGCATGGATCTCTGGAATGGAGGCTCCCGTGCCCGAAGGCTTACGCGTTTTTGTAGACGGATCCTTCTCGCCGGGATTTGCGAAATCGGGTTGGGCATTCGTTGTGACCGAAAATGATAAAGAAATCGCCCGCGGTTCTGGCATTACGGCTTTTGATGCTGAAAGTCGTAACATAGACGGCGAAGTGATGGCCTCTTACCAAGCCATGCGCTGGCTCGATGCCAACGACAAATGCGGCGTCATTTGCCACGACTATGAAGGCATTGCGCGTTGGGCCAAAGGCGAATGGCAGGCCAAGAGCAATATCGCCAAGCGTTACGTGGCGGCGGCACAGCCTTACTTGCACCGTGTGAGTTTTGAAAAGGTGGAAGCCCATACCGGTGTCAAGTGGAACGAACTTGTGGACAAACTAGCAAAGGATGCCATTGCCCGCGCCAAGAAATAATTCTTGCAAACAAAGTTTGACGAATTGTAAAAAATGAAGAATCCTGCAAATACTTGTTTGCAGGATTTTGTGTTTTTTTGCAGTTTTGGCCGGTCTGTGACTAAATTTGTTTTGCCGATGTATGTCGGCAATTTGCTATCCACCCGATGGCGAATTTTCAGTTGGGAAGCTCCGCCAGATTCTAGATGCGGCGGGGCTTCTTTATTTCTTGCGGTCTTGCCAGGTGCTTTCGTTAAAGAGCTGACCTTCGGAAAGGCCGTACTTTTCTTGAATTCCGGCCTCGCGGATTGCGTCTTCGATGGTGATTTTTCCGCGAATGGCCTGCGTGTAAATGACAACCTTGCGGCGCACGGTTTCGGCGTCTTCGGTGAGCATTTCAAGGCGGTAGTGGTTGACTCCGGCGGCGTTGAGTTTTGGCAAAAGCTTTAGCGCCGATTGCGGCTTACCTACAAAGAGCGTGTTGCGGCATTCAGCGTCACTCTGCAAGAAGTGGCGTTCGCCCTTATGGTCCAGGATTTCCACCTTATGCTTGGTGCAAATTTTTCCACATTCGGGGAAGCGGCGACCCGTCGTGAGCGCGCGGGCGAAGGCGCAGTATTCCGAATGGAAGGCGGGCATGTACTGGTGCAATGTGAGTTCTAGGCGCTGTCCGTCGATGTTTTCGAGAAGGTCAAAGAGCTGCGTGCTGTTAAGGTCCCAAGAGGGGTGGAGCGTCGAAAGACCCTGCGAAAGGAGCCAGTCGTAGCTTGCGCTGTTGGCGGCGTTCAGGCTGTAGTCGCCCGTGAGCGGGATTCCGCTTTCTTTAAGGATGGAAAGCGCCCCCAGATTTCGCACCAGTGCAAAGTCCGGGCAAAGCCGCAGAATATTCTTGAGGTAATGGCTTTCGCCCGGCTTGTGGATGCGAAGCGTCGCCATGCCCGCCTTGAATCCGAAGTCGCGAATCTGCTGCAGGGATTCGTCGTATTTGACGCCCCAGTCGAAATCCATAATGACGCGGTCAATGTCGAGGCCCTTGAGGGCGGCAATCTGGTCGGGGTTGCGGACGAGTACGCTGATGATCGGGTGCTTGGCGTCGGTGACTGGTGTAGCGGACGCAAAAGTCGTGCCACTGGTAGATGCGCCGGACTTGAACTTGGCGCGGGTGCTTTCGAGGAATGCCTTGCCATCATCCGCCTTAGGCGAAAGAACCTTCCATTGGCAGCGAATTTCATCGAGCTTTTCGGCGGCATTTTGGCGCAGTGTCCTCAGGACTTTTCCCGGGATAAATGCGCCGCGGTCCACTTGAATGTCCAGGTGCTTTAGCTGGTAAGCGGTAGCACTAAGGCCCGAAAGTTCCTTCTGCGCCAAATCATGGAGGGCCTTGTCCGCTTCGTTTTTGCTGCGATTTTCACTGTTGCGTGCGGCTTCAAGGGGTGTTTCAGCCACGACTTCTGCGGAATGATGCAGCCCGTCGCTCATTGTAAGCTTCAGGGGTTCGCCGATTTTCCCGGAAAGAACCATGTTCACGGGGATGCGTTCTTCGAGATTGCGGTCCGTGAAAGTCTTTCGCAGTTCACGTTCGAGCGCAGGGGAGTCGTTGCGGTAAACCTGCATGCCGACAGCGATTTGGCGGGTATCGAAATCACGCCCGAATTCCATACGCAGGTACTTGGGCTCGCCGCGCTTCGGGTGCGGCAAATGGGTGACTTGCGCGGCGTAGAGTCTGCTGCCGATACTTACGCCCAATGCTGCATTTTCGAAGAGGATGCCGTCGCCGGGTTGCGGGTAGGTGGAGCCAACCGATTCATCCAGGGCGACGATAATCTGCCCGCGGTCGGTTTTTGCGACTTGCCCGAGGGCCATGCCATGGTGATTGCTGAAGGTTCCGTTCACCAGCTCCTGATGGTTATCACCATCGAGCCAGCCGGTATTGAGTCCTCGGCTGAAAAGCACTTCTAACGGTTCCATGTCCTTGGAATCGAGCGGAATCTGGTTCAAAGCCTTGCGGTAGGCGCGGGATACGGCAGCAACATATTCGGGGCTCTTAAGGCGGCCTTCGACTTTTAGCGAATTTACGCCGATTTCTTCCAATTCGTCCAATTTCGGAAGGGCGCACAGGTCGCGAGTGCTAAAGAGGTATTGGGCGTCGGTGTCGCGGAATTCCTTGCCGTCCACAAAAATGCGGTAGGGAAGGCGGCAACTTTGGGCACACTGGCCGCGATTGGCGCTGCGTCCGCCAAAATTTTCGCTGGTCAGGCACTGGCCCGAATAGCTCACGCAAAGGGCCCCGTGAATAAAAACTTCGAGTTCCAGGTCGGTTCCACCCTTGATGGCTGCGATTTCTTTGACCGAAAGTTCGCGGGCGAGAACGGCGCGGTTAAAACCGATGGATTTTACCAGATTGACGCCTTCGGCGCTTGCAAGCGTCATCTGGGTGCTGGCATGAATCTCTTGCTGCGGGGCAATGGCACGGATGAGTCTGGCCAGACCGATGTCCTGAATAATGAAGGCATCGGGCTCCAGGGAGATGATTTTCTCCAGAAATTCGGGCAATTCCCAAAGTTCTCGCTCGAAAACCAGCACGTTCATGGCCAAGAAGGTGCGGACCCCGCGAATGCGGGCGTAGCGGATCATGTCACGGACATCGTCGAACGTAAAGTCTTCGGTGCGGCCTCGGGCGTTCCAGTGGGGGACTCCAAAGTAAACCGCATCGGCTCCGTTTTTAACGGCGGCTTCGAGCATTTCACGGGTTCCCACCGGCAAAAGCAGTTCCGGCGATGTCGTTGCGCTAATCATATAGACAAAGATAGAAAACTTGGTATAATTCTTCTTTTTTTTTCTATATTCTGCGCATGAAATTCAAAATTACTTTATCTGCAATCCTCTTTTCTGTTTTCGCTGTTTTTTCCCTTTCTGGCTGCACCGACGAGGCCACTTTGGCCGAAATGAACCGTCTTGCACAAGAAAATGCGATTCTTTTGAATAAGGTGGATTCTTTAAAGAAAAACCTCGATTCTTTGACCGCTTACGGCGATTCTGTCAAAAAATCGCTCGAAAAGCTCGATATGCATCCTTAAACCGCCACCGGCAGAGCGGTTTTGGGGATATTTCTTAACCGTCAATCCCCAATCATTTAACAGTTTTGTTATATTTGCGCCCGTGGCTCACAATGGCCTTCTGCTGCGGCAGAGGCCCCTTAAATAGTTTCGCTGGCCCAATTTGCCCGAAACCTTATCGCCGTCAAGCCTCTCAGGAGGCGCTAGTAAGATGGCTTTAAGCACACACAAACACGAACCAGCCACACCGCCTGCGGGTTTATTTCCAGCCTGCACCTGCGGTCAACCCTTACTTATGAGGTGCCCCGAATGGAATACATCGCACTCGCACTCTCACTCGTTGCAGTGATTCTGTGCATCGTTATCCTCACGAAGGTTAACAAGCTCCTTACCATGCTTCGTACCCCGATTTTCAAGAAGCTCACCCCGGACATGAACTTGAAGCCGGCTTCCCGTCGCCCGATCAGCGCACAGGAAATGGCTCAGCGCGGTGAACGCAAGGAAAATCGCCAGAACAACAATGGCAAGGACCGTCCTGCTAAGGAAAATCGCGAAAATCGCGCCGCTGACAAACAGCAGCAGCCCGCTCGCGACCGTAATGAACAACGTGACCGTGGCAACCGCCGCGATCGTCGCGACCGCCGCGAAGGCCGTCGCGAACAGAACGTTGAAGCTCAGAACGTAGCTGCCGAAGCCCAGGCTCCCGCAGCTGCAGCTCCCGCCGTCGAAGCCGCTCCGGCCGCAGCTCCTGAAGCTCGCCGCCCGCTCGCTCCGCGTATTCCGGTTGAAACTCCGGCCGCTCCTGCCGTTGAAGCCCCGGTCGCTGCCCCTGCAGCACCTGCCGCTGAACCCGCAGTCGAAGCCGTCGAAACCACCTTCGATCCGTCCAAGGTCCGCTACGGCCGCCGCAACGTGATCAAGAAGGCTCCGGAACTCGCCGACGAAGACTAATTGAGCACGCGTTTATAACGCTAAAAAATCCCTCGGTTCTTACCGAGGGATTTTTAATTTATATAAAGCAGCGGCGCGACGATTATTCCTAACCACTAACCACTGTCTACTGCCTACTTCCTACTAGAATTCCACGAGGCCCTTGTCGGCGTCGGCGAGAATCACCTTGGTCGCCATGCCCACGAACAGGCCGTGGCCCACGATACCCACGATGTGTTCCAGGTCGCGGGCGAGCTTGTCCGGATTCTCGATAATGCCGAACTTGGCGTCTGCAATCAGGTTGCCGCTGTCGCTAATCACCGGGCCGTCCTTGCCGGGAGCACCCATACGCACCTTGAGGTCGCCGCCGAGCTTCTTCACTCGTTCGGTCACCACGGCGATAGCGCCTGGGATGATTTCCAGCGGTACTGCGAACTTTTCGCCGAGCTTGTTCACCTTCTTGCCGCTGTCCGCGATAATCACGTAGTTGTCCGTCATCGAGGCAACGATCTTTTCGAGCAGGTGGGCAGCGCCACGGCCCTTGATCAAATTGCGCTGGTCGTCGATTTCGTCGGCACCGTCGATCACCATGTCCAGGTGAGAAACTTCGCCCATTTCCTTCAGCGGAATGCCGAGGCTACGGCACTGCAGCGTGGTGCTCCAGCTCGTGCTTACGCCAACCACATGCAGGCCTTCCGTCTTGATACGCTCGGCAAGGCGGTTCACCATATGGGCGGCGGTGCTACCCGTTCCAAGACCCACGGTCATGCCGTCTTTGATCATATCTGCCGCGCGAACGCCTGCAGCCTTCTTGAGTTCGTCCATCGATGCCATTAGCGCCATCTCCTGTTGTGGTTGTTGTCGTCAAAATCTTCGCCGTCGGCTCCGTCGAAGCCGTCGTCAAAATGGTCAAAATCTTCTTCGCGGTCGGGGTAGCCGGTTTCGAGCTCGGTAAAACTCGGTTGCTCGATAGCGACCACCGTCACGTCAAAAGTCAGGTCCTTGCCCGCAAAGGGGTGGTTCCCGTCCACGACCACCGTGTCCTTCTTGATTTCCTTAATCGTGTAGATTCCGTCGGATTCCTCGTCGTCGTCCAGGTTCAGCCCGTCCACGAACTCATCGGCCGTTTCCGGCAGCTGGAATTCGCGCACGTCCTCGTCCATGTACATCTCGAGCTCCATGCCGAGCCAAATTTCGCCCACCTCGCGGAGTTCGTCCTTCGGGACCTCCATCACCAAGTCGGGGCGGTAGGGGCCATAGCCCTGTTCGAACGGAATATCGACAGAAAAACTTTCATTCAAGTGACGGCCTTCCAGCGCGTCTTCAAGCCCCGGAATAATGTTGTTGAACCCGTGAATGTACACGAACGGGTAGCTCGTGGGCACTTCTTCGAGAATCTTTCCGGTGCGTTCCTTCAAGGAATAGGCAATGCTGACCTTCAGCTTGTCTTGAATCATTTCCATACGCGCGCAAATATAGTTAAAAATGGGGGGGAAGAATCCGCCTGCTCCGCACGCCATATATGGAATCGGCGGCCTTTCGACCGCCACGTTTGTTTAAAGATTTACTTCAAGTTGCGAATTTTAGCTTCCGGAAGTCCCGTATAAGAAACAATCTTTTGAAGAGGCTCTTTATTTTCAAGCATTTTCTTCGCAATATCCATTTTCGTCGAATACTCGGCTACAGCCCGGTCGAAATCGCTCATGTCTACAGTCATAAGATACCTCGAACTGAAATTACATAATTTCACCTCGTTTTGCAAGAGCTTGAACACGGGATCGTTCGCAAATTCACTGAAATCGGCTTCGCGATTCAACGTGTCAATAGCACGGAGCCACTGAGCCAAGCGGCAGTTGTCGCCGACATAGTCCTTCGCGTTCTTGAGAAACTTCGCCACTTCAACCAACGTCACTGTCTGGCGGTCAAAGTAAACCTCCTGTTCCTGATTTTTTAGCTGCACCGTATGGCGATAATTCGGCGACTTCGCGAACGCGTCAAAGAACTGGAAACTGACCACGTGCAAGTTTTCGAGTTGCGGAACTTCGCCCTGTTTCACCATATTGTTTGTAAGGCGGGCCACGTAAAGGACAAGACGATCCTTGAACAAGGAATTGCTGTCCTCGTGTTGTACCTCAATCGAAATGCGGTCACGCGGTGCATCTGATCCGCGATCATTCGTCAGCAAAATGTCCGGTTCGATACTGTGGTAACCAAGCTCGCCAGGAATGAATGGGTTCACGAGCTTCGGATTAGCGATGCGGTCCGAGCCGATCAAGCCCAGAGCCGCATTCACAAGGTCCGTCGTGAGAATCAGGTTCTTTTCATTGGCAAGGATTTTCTTGATGCATCCGTCGTTGTAGAAATACACGTTCCTGTGTTCGTATTGTTTGACAAATGCGTCGATGTCCTGCCCGTTATCGTTTGCGTTCCTGAGTTTGCCGAGAAATTGAGCAAAATCGTTTCTTTCCATTATTTTTTCCTAAACCGGGGAACAGCCCCCGAAAAGCGAATAGAGAGTTGTCCCTATCTTTATATATACACGCTTTTTTAGGCAAAATTGAGACTGAATTCAATGTAAAAAGATGTTAAATCCAGTTCTAGCGAAGCCAAATCTTGCTCAAGCGAACATACAACCTTCGTTGGATTTTCTAATGGCCAGTTGCAAGTATCTGCAATGTATGAAACTGATGTACGAGTATATCCGCAAATCTATACTTCTAGCAGTTTTCGACCAATTTTATGGATTTCGTCACAAATCATTTTCTGACGTTCCGGTGATGGGTGCTTTTATTACTATATTACAGCCATGCTATACGGTATTTGTTCTGATATCCATTCTAACGCGGTGGCTTTCGAGGCGGTTCTTGCCTCTATGAAGGACAACGGGGTAGAACGGAGGGTTTGTCTTGGTGATTTAGTGGGTTATGGTGCTGATCCTGACGAAAGCGTTCGTCTGGCTCGCGAAAATATGGACATTTGCATTATCGGTAACCACGACAGCGTGGCGATCAAGCATGAGTCCAGCGCCGGATTCAACCCCTATGCCAAGCAAGCCATCGAATGGACGCAGAACCACTTGTCGGAAGATTCGATTTCGTATTTGCGTTCGCTGCCGTACATTTGCGAAGAAAACGATATTTGCTTTGTGCACGCCTCTCCGCTTTCGCCTGCGGACTGGGTGTACGTGACCGAACTCGAAGATGCTCTCGATGCCTTTGAGCATTTCAAGGGCCGCTACTGCTTTGTGGGCCATACGCACAGTCCGGTAATTGTGGCGAGCCGCCCGAACGCAATCCCCAAGATTCTGGACGAATACGAATACAGAATCGAGGACACGGAACGCCTGTTGGTGAACGTGGGCAGCGTAGGCCAGCCGCGTGACCGCGATCCGCGCTCCTGCTGGTGCCTGCTGGATACTGAGACCATGTGCGTGCGCTTGATTCGCGTCGATTACGATGTGTTCGAAACGCAGGAACGCATGAGAAAGGCCGGCATGCCGAGCTTCCTCATCGACCGCCTCAGTGTGGGCAGGTAAATAGTAGACAGTAGGAAGTAGACGGTAGACAGTAACTTCCTATTTCTAACTTCCAACTTCCTACTTCTAACTTCCTACTAAATCATGAAATGGGTTCTCGCTGTTTTTGGTAAGGCTGGTTCGCCGTTCATTGCCGACGAGGTCGACAAGTATGTCAAGCGTTTGCGTGGGGGAATGTTCCCGCTCGAAGTCGTGGAACTCAAGGAATCCAAGATAGACGACCGCGTGCAGGCGTTGGCGCAGGAAGCGGCCCTGTTCGACAAGAAATTCCCGAAGTCCGAATACAAACGCGTTATTTTGTCCGAAGAGGGCAAGTTGATGGACACGGTCAAGCTGTCGGATACGCTCCGGGATCGTTTTCCGGGAAATATCGTGTTCTTGATCGGATCGGCTTACGGCATCGACGAGAACCTGAAAAAGACGGCCGACTTGCTTCTTTCGCTTTCGCCGTTGACGTTTACTCATGACCATGCCCGCGTGCTTTTCGCCGAACAGCTTTACCGCGTTCAGATGGTCATGCAAAATCATCCTTATCACCATAGATAATCGCCTGCGCTAAACTAAATTTTTTTGATTTTTATCAAAAAATCCCTTGACAAGACCCCTAATTAATTCTATTATTGTGCGCGTCCTAAGCGACTATGGATGATTAGCTCAGTTGGTAGAGCAGCTGACTCTTAATCAGCGGGTCGCAGGTTCGACCCCTGCATCATCCACGAAAACCTCTCCTCACGGAGAGGTTTTTTACTATATTTGGCGCCATGAATTCCGAAATCGAAAAACGCCGCACTTTTGCTATTGTCAGCCACCCTGACGCGGGTAAGACCACCATCACCGAAAAGTTCCTCTGGTACGGAAACGTGATTCGCGAAGCGGGCCACGTGCGCGCCAAGGCAAACCGCAGCTACACGGTGAGTGACTGGATGAAGATCGAACAGCAGCGTGGTATTTCGGTTTCGAGTTCCGTGCTGAATTTCCCGTTCGAAGGTTGCATGTTCAACCTGGTCGATACCCCGGGGCACCAGGACTTCTGCGAAGACACCTACCGCGCCCTGACCGCTGTGGATGCCGCCCTCGTGCTTATCGATAGCGTGAACGGTGTGGAAAAGCAGACCATCAAGCTTATGGACGTGTGCCGCATGCGCCATACGCCCATCATCACGTTCATCAACAAGATGGACTTGGATGGCCGCCACGTGCTCGACCTGCTCGACGAAATTGAAAGCATCTTGAAAATCAAGGTCGCCCCCTTTACGCTCCCCATTGGCGTGGGTAAGCTTTTCAAGGGCGTGTATTCCATTGCCGAAAACACATTCCATACCTTCAATAAAGAAGAAGGCCATCAGGAAATCATCCAGATGGATGGCCCGGACGATCCGCGCCTCGTAGAAATGTGCGGCGAAAACTGGGTCGCTCAGTTCAAGGAAGAATACGAGATGGTGACCGGTGCCATGGACCCGTTCGACCACGAAAAGTTCCTGAAGGGCGAAATGTGCCCCGTGTTCTTCGGTTCTGCGGTGAACAACTTCGGTGTGCGCCAGCTGCTGAACGCCTTTGCGAAGCTTGCGCCGCCCCCGATGGTGCGCGAAACCGACAAGCGCCCGGTAAGCCCCGACGAAAACGCCTTCAGCGCCTTCGTGTTCAAGATTCAGGCCAATATGGATCCCAAGCACCGCGACCGTACAGCATTCCTGCGCATTTGCTCGGGTAGCTTTACTCGTGGCGAAAAGGTTTTCCATGTGCGTACGGGCCGCGAAATCCGCTTGGCTGCTCCGACAGCATTCCTCGCCAAGGACAAGGAAGTGATCGATCACGCCTGGGCGGGCGATATCGTGGGTATTAACGACCCGGGTCTGTTCCGCATTGGCGATACGTTGACTGACGGCGAAAAAATCAACTTTACCGGCATTCCGGATTTTGCTCCGGAACACTTCGCCCGCGTAACGCTCCTGAACCCGCTTAAGTCTAAGCAGATGGCGAAGGGCCTTGCCGAACTGAGCGAAGAAGGTGCAACCCAGCTGTACGAACCGCTCAAGTCCGCTATTCCTGTGATTGGCGTGGTGGGCGAGTTGCAGTTCGACGTGCTCAAGTTCCGTCTGCAGAGTGAATACGGCGCCGACGTGTCGCTGGACCGCGTGCCTGCTCACGGAATCCGCTGGGTGTCTGGCCCCGAAAAGGATGTCGCCAAGTTCGCCGAAGAATACGCGATGGACTGCATGATGGACAAGGAACGCAACCTCGTTTGCCTGTTCCCCAACGAATACCGTCTGAACCTCGCTATCAAGAACTACGAGAACTTGACGTTCGCCGCTACCTCGCAGGGCTAGATTTAAGGTAAAATTGAAAATTTTACTTGCATAGGCTCCGGTCTGAATATACATTTAGAATGGTGTTCGGATTGGAGTCTTTATGAATTTTACGGGGTCGCTTAAACTCCTTACTGTTTCTGCTTTTTTGACGGCTTGCCTTGCGGGCAATGCCTTTTCGGCTGTTGAATACACTTTGCACAAGTCTGCGAATCCGACTGCCGACGAGCAAGATGCCTACAAGCGAATCACGACGGTAATGGATTCTGCAGTCAAGCTTTACAATACCTATTCGAATCTTTCGAAGTACATCAACGTGTATTACGCACCGGGCGTGCCCACGGCCGAAGCCAGCAGCAACGGTGACTTGCGCTTTGGTGAAAACCGCAGCTACATGGTGGTACCGACAGCCATGCACGAGATGGGACACACGATGGGTATCGGGACCACGTCGGAATATGCGGCAACGTGTGTAGATGGAGTCTTCAGGAACGACAAAGTTCAGGCGAAACTTCGTGAGATGGATGGCCCGAACGCGGAACTCCATTGCGACCGTCAGCATATCTGGCCCTACGGTTTGAACCAGGCGAGCGAAGCCAAGTCCGAGCAGGACCTGATCAACCATGTGATTCTCGTGGAAACCATTTACCAGCAACTGTTCAAGGTGGCGTTTTTCAAAGAGGGGAGAATCAAGTCTCTTGGCGATACCAAGAAGTGCATGGGGATTACTTCGAGTAACGCTCTGGAATTGATGGATTGTAAGGATACGGCGACCTTCGTGAAGATTTTCTCGGTGGGCGACAACCCGGTTACATACTACATTCAGCTCGGGAACCGCGTCGTGGATATCCCGAACGAATCCACAGCGGCTGGCATTAGAGCGGCGACCTACGGTTACAATGGCGGCGCTCACCAGCGGTATGTATTTGAAGGCGCTCCGGTCAATACACCGAACGCATTCTACCTCAAGAATTACAAGAGCGGGCATTATCTGCAGTCGGTGGAAAATACCGTCGTGCAGAATCCGAAACAGCAGAACGATTCGTTCATCTGGCAGATTCAGGAAACTATCGAGGAAGATACTTCGGCTACAGACACTTCAGCTGCAGATACCTCTGTCGCGGATACGAGCAAGAAGGATACTTCCAAGACGGCTATTGCTGCAAGGCAAATTGTACACACGCAGCAGCTCCGGTTGCCGACGAGAACCTTCGACCTGAAGGGACGCGCCGTTCGCAAGCAGACGCTAAGCCGCGGGCGCGGAACGATTCTATTTAACAGGTGAAATCAATTTTAAAAGCTAATTCCGAACCAAGTTCAGGGTGACTTGAAAAACGAAAAAGACCTTTCAGAGAAAGGTCTTT
Proteins encoded in this window:
- a CDS encoding RICIN domain-containing protein, translated to MNFTGSLKLLTVSAFLTACLAGNAFSAVEYTLHKSANPTADEQDAYKRITTVMDSAVKLYNTYSNLSKYINVYYAPGVPTAEASSNGDLRFGENRSYMVVPTAMHEMGHTMGIGTTSEYAATCVDGVFRNDKVQAKLREMDGPNAELHCDRQHIWPYGLNQASEAKSEQDLINHVILVETIYQQLFKVAFFKEGRIKSLGDTKKCMGITSSNALELMDCKDTATFVKIFSVGDNPVTYYIQLGNRVVDIPNESTAAGIRAATYGYNGGAHQRYVFEGAPVNTPNAFYLKNYKSGHYLQSVENTVVQNPKQQNDSFIWQIQETIEEDTSATDTSAADTSVADTSKKDTSKTAIAARQIVHTQQLRLPTRTFDLKGRAVRKQTLSRGRGTILFNR
- a CDS encoding peptide chain release factor 3: MNSEIEKRRTFAIVSHPDAGKTTITEKFLWYGNVIREAGHVRAKANRSYTVSDWMKIEQQRGISVSSSVLNFPFEGCMFNLVDTPGHQDFCEDTYRALTAVDAALVLIDSVNGVEKQTIKLMDVCRMRHTPIITFINKMDLDGRHVLDLLDEIESILKIKVAPFTLPIGVGKLFKGVYSIAENTFHTFNKEEGHQEIIQMDGPDDPRLVEMCGENWVAQFKEEYEMVTGAMDPFDHEKFLKGEMCPVFFGSAVNNFGVRQLLNAFAKLAPPPMVRETDKRPVSPDENAFSAFVFKIQANMDPKHRDRTAFLRICSGSFTRGEKVFHVRTGREIRLAAPTAFLAKDKEVIDHAWAGDIVGINDPGLFRIGDTLTDGEKINFTGIPDFAPEHFARVTLLNPLKSKQMAKGLAELSEEGATQLYEPLKSAIPVIGVVGELQFDVLKFRLQSEYGADVSLDRVPAHGIRWVSGPEKDVAKFAEEYAMDCMMDKERNLVCLFPNEYRLNLAIKNYENLTFAATSQG